The Lysinibacillus pakistanensis genome includes a window with the following:
- a CDS encoding MDR family MFS transporter: protein MNKIQSYIKEYHPVVHVLIFGTVLITLTSSMSMPFLAIFLSQSVGLDFATIGFIIGVGPLAGTFCGLIGGVLSDFIGRKKLMLLSLIGLSIAFVGFITTTNFMGLLFFSILRGVAQAFFGTVSKALMADLTPDHKRYKMFANRYLALNIGFSVGPMLGALLGIGGSTIAFVLTSVVYIIYAVVLFFMLRAIDDNESVSDESINLSLLWNTMRKDTPLLLFIIGGMLLTTVHGQMSVTLSQHLQANIIDGVKLFAALMSINGFTVLILQIPVTRWSERFTFTKRILFGCILFAIGETGFAFSTNWTPFIISMLIFTLGEILVIPAEYAQVDEITPSHLRGTYYGAQSLGEFGNFLGPWFGGILLSVYGGTTMFLFMAFISLLGSYFFYLGKRNYTRNSLTSGKF from the coding sequence ATGAATAAAATACAAAGCTATATCAAGGAATATCATCCGGTTGTTCATGTATTAATTTTCGGTACGGTTTTAATTACCCTAACAAGCTCTATGAGTATGCCCTTTTTAGCTATTTTCTTAAGTCAATCTGTAGGCTTAGATTTTGCGACCATAGGATTTATTATTGGTGTAGGTCCTTTAGCTGGAACATTTTGTGGGTTAATTGGGGGAGTTCTTTCAGATTTTATTGGAAGAAAAAAATTAATGCTTCTTTCTTTAATAGGGTTAAGTATAGCCTTTGTAGGTTTTATTACTACAACAAATTTTATGGGTTTACTTTTCTTTAGTATCCTTAGAGGAGTAGCTCAGGCTTTTTTTGGCACTGTTTCTAAGGCACTAATGGCTGATTTAACACCAGATCATAAAAGATATAAAATGTTCGCTAATCGTTATTTAGCATTGAATATTGGTTTTTCTGTAGGTCCTATGCTTGGAGCGCTTTTAGGTATTGGCGGCAGTACGATAGCATTTGTATTAACTTCCGTTGTGTATATCATCTATGCGGTTGTTTTATTTTTTATGCTTAGAGCTATTGATGATAATGAATCAGTATCTGATGAGAGCATTAATTTATCATTATTATGGAATACAATGCGTAAGGATACGCCATTACTATTATTTATTATTGGGGGAATGTTATTAACTACCGTGCATGGTCAAATGTCCGTGACACTTTCCCAACACCTACAAGCAAATATTATAGATGGAGTAAAATTATTTGCAGCGTTGATGAGTATTAATGGTTTCACCGTACTAATACTTCAAATTCCAGTAACGAGATGGTCAGAGCGATTTACATTTACAAAAAGAATCTTATTTGGATGTATTTTATTTGCTATCGGTGAAACTGGGTTTGCCTTTTCAACTAATTGGACACCCTTCATTATTTCGATGCTTATATTTACTTTAGGTGAAATACTTGTTATTCCTGCTGAATATGCTCAAGTGGATGAAATTACACCATCACATTTACGTGGAACTTACTATGGCGCTCAAAGCTTAGGAGAGTTTGGGAATTTTCTGGGTCCTTGGTTTGGAGGCATCTTGCTGTCAGTGTATGGGGGAACAACAATGTTTTTATTTATGGCCTTCATATCCCTCTTAGGTAGCTATTTCTTTTATTTAGGGAAAAGGAATTATACAAGAAATTCATTAACAAGTGGAAAATTTTGA
- a CDS encoding GntR family transcriptional regulator, with protein MEQFDTKKKLKRTFVREEAYTIIRDWIVDGTLKPNQQLRDKELAEQLGVSRTPIREALLRLEDEGFVQTKPNRSTTVSPIDATEVFHLYSIGWTLEQLAMKQIFEHLADDHLQKMETINLKLKKAITEGNQIEAVEYDNEFHEIFIELSQNKELKRILTGVRQKLKRVELYYFDLVEDVHFSYEEHLRIIEAIRQKDLSVVLNEIEQNWKLSFARIQNRLIG; from the coding sequence ATGGAACAATTTGATACTAAGAAAAAACTTAAACGGACGTTCGTTCGTGAGGAGGCATATACAATTATAAGAGATTGGATTGTTGATGGAACTTTAAAACCCAATCAACAATTGAGAGACAAGGAATTAGCAGAGCAATTAGGAGTTAGTCGAACACCAATTCGAGAAGCATTATTGCGCTTAGAGGATGAAGGGTTTGTACAAACAAAGCCCAATCGTTCAACAACAGTATCTCCTATTGATGCTACGGAAGTATTCCATCTCTATTCTATTGGCTGGACGCTTGAACAATTAGCGATGAAACAGATATTTGAACATTTAGCAGATGATCATCTACAAAAGATGGAGACAATTAATCTTAAACTTAAAAAGGCAATTACTGAAGGAAATCAAATAGAAGCGGTTGAATATGATAATGAATTTCATGAAATTTTTATCGAGTTATCTCAAAATAAGGAATTAAAACGAATACTTACTGGTGTCAGACAAAAGCTTAAGCGTGTTGAATTGTATTATTTTGATTTAGTAGAGGATGTTCATTTTTCCTATGAGGAACATTTACGTATTATCGAAGCTATTAGACAAAAAGATTTATCTGTAGTACTTAATGAAATTGAACAAAACTGGAAATTAAGTTTTGCTAGAATTCAAAACCGTCTTATTGGTTAA
- a CDS encoding AI-2E family transporter, which translates to MSNFFRSNGFKRFIILVGIAVALYLMRSMINLILLTFIITYLMNQLATKTTAGVRKYVPMNEKAVTVTLYLLLVAGIVAVIYKYLPVVTQQITQLFDLISSFNLDPDDNEIARYLAPTFEKIELGKYLEQGVDITLKNITNIGKIILHIFISLILSLFILLEKKRITEFTAKFKESKIGPLYDELKYFSRIFIRSFGKVIEAQFIIAAVNCVLSVIALSIMGFPHLIALGIMLFILGLVPVAGVIISLIPLSIIAYSIGGLMYIVYILVIVMVLHAIEAYFLNPKLMSAKTDLPIFYTFIVILFSEHFLGVWGLIIGIPLFMFLLDILGVTSSEDELQKATTVHENKQIE; encoded by the coding sequence ATGAGTAATTTCTTTCGGAGCAATGGATTTAAACGCTTTATTATTCTAGTCGGAATCGCTGTTGCACTCTATTTAATGCGTAGCATGATTAATCTTATTCTTCTTACCTTTATTATTACCTATTTGATGAATCAATTGGCTACCAAGACAACGGCAGGAGTTCGTAAGTATGTCCCGATGAATGAAAAAGCAGTAACTGTTACCCTTTATTTGTTATTAGTAGCAGGAATCGTTGCGGTAATCTACAAGTATTTACCAGTTGTTACCCAACAGATTACACAGCTTTTTGACCTTATCTCTAGCTTTAATTTGGATCCAGATGATAATGAAATTGCCAGATATTTGGCACCTACCTTTGAGAAGATTGAACTTGGTAAATATTTAGAGCAGGGTGTGGACATAACTCTTAAAAATATTACGAATATTGGTAAAATCATTTTACACATCTTTATTTCATTGATTTTGAGCTTGTTTATTTTGCTTGAGAAAAAGAGAATTACTGAGTTTACGGCTAAATTCAAAGAAAGTAAAATTGGTCCTCTTTACGACGAACTAAAATATTTTTCAAGAATTTTCATACGCTCTTTTGGTAAAGTGATTGAGGCACAATTTATTATTGCAGCAGTAAACTGTGTTTTATCGGTTATTGCTCTTTCTATTATGGGCTTCCCACATTTAATTGCCTTAGGAATCATGCTCTTTATATTAGGATTAGTACCAGTCGCAGGGGTTATTATTTCCTTAATTCCACTTAGTATTATTGCCTATAGTATTGGTGGTTTAATGTATATTGTCTATATCTTAGTAATAGTGATGGTGCTACATGCTATCGAGGCATACTTCTTAAATCCAAAGCTGATGTCTGCAAAGACAGATCTTCCTATTTTCTATACATTCATCGTCATTCTCTTCTCGGAGCATTTCCTTGGTGTATGGGGATTGATTATAGGTATTCCATTATTCATGTTTCTACTTGATATTCTGGGAGTTACGTCCTCAGAGGATGAACTACAAAAGGCTACGACAGTGCATGAAAATAAACAAATCGAATAG
- a CDS encoding RidA family protein yields MKITRNPKEIHQPVAPYVHQIEITGPQKWLTLSGQIGMEKDGKIPEESTAQLKIALENIRKNLESANMEVQDLTKLVFYLVGEMDAEQRKQIIGDFLGQHLPCTTLMYVVALAAPSIKVEVDAWACQEM; encoded by the coding sequence ATGAAGATTACAAGAAACCCGAAGGAAATTCATCAACCAGTCGCTCCTTATGTACATCAAATTGAAATAACAGGACCTCAGAAATGGTTAACACTATCTGGACAAATCGGAATGGAAAAAGACGGAAAGATACCTGAAGAATCAACAGCTCAATTAAAGATTGCACTAGAAAATATCCGAAAGAATCTTGAAAGTGCAAATATGGAGGTTCAGGATTTAACGAAACTAGTTTTTTATTTGGTTGGGGAGATGGACGCAGAGCAACGAAAGCAAATAATTGGTGATTTTCTTGGACAACACCTTCCATGTACAACCTTAATGTATGTGGTAGCCCTTGCTGCACCTTCTATAAAAGTGGAGGTTGATGCCTGGGCATGTCAGGAAATGTAA
- a CDS encoding amino acid permease, which translates to MAKFLRTKSIEQANKITEVERFKLKRELGSWQLMLYVLGATIGAGIFVLPGTTAALHAGPGVIVSFLIGGIVTIAVGLAYVEFAAMAPVAGSAYTYSYIALGEIIAWMIGWDLLLEFTVIASTVAVGWSGYVDSFLQSIGIHLPGVLTKDIAHGGIVNLPAVIGWLIVAWIALSGIKNVGRSNTLFTIAKVGAIILFLVIGTFHVNPVNWTPFTPFGWSGVMAGAALVFFAFTGFDGVTTVLEEVKNPQKTIPKALIGGLSVLTLIYALVAAILTGIVPFPDLDVPNPTVFALQSVGIQWGGAIVAVAVIFGLLATMIANTTSATRVLFAMSRDGLLPERIAQTNKKTGVPVLSIFIVVLTGILLSGFLSIGELAEFANIGGLTAFALTTISVIVLRYTRPDQPRAFKVPAIWLVGIIGVGGSLALIFSLPIFTILRFLIWLAIGLVIYIAYGYKHAKVNSKNQ; encoded by the coding sequence ATGGCGAAGTTTTTACGAACGAAGTCAATCGAGCAAGCCAATAAAATAACCGAAGTTGAGCGCTTTAAACTTAAACGTGAACTTGGGTCATGGCAATTAATGCTATATGTTTTAGGAGCCACAATCGGAGCAGGGATATTTGTTTTACCTGGAACTACTGCCGCTCTACATGCTGGACCTGGAGTTATTGTTTCATTTCTAATCGGTGGGATTGTCACAATTGCAGTAGGACTAGCGTATGTAGAATTTGCAGCAATGGCACCTGTCGCCGGAAGCGCTTACACCTATTCTTATATTGCGTTAGGAGAAATTATCGCATGGATGATAGGGTGGGATTTACTATTAGAATTTACGGTTATTGCTAGTACCGTCGCAGTTGGCTGGAGTGGTTACGTAGATTCATTTTTACAATCTATAGGTATTCATTTACCAGGGGTTCTCACAAAAGACATTGCTCATGGCGGTATCGTCAATCTGCCAGCTGTTATTGGATGGCTTATCGTGGCTTGGATTGCATTGAGCGGAATTAAGAATGTGGGTCGTTCAAATACATTATTTACAATTGCAAAGGTTGGGGCAATTATTTTGTTCCTTGTCATCGGTACGTTCCACGTAAATCCTGTAAACTGGACACCCTTTACACCATTTGGTTGGTCAGGTGTCATGGCTGGTGCAGCGTTAGTATTCTTTGCTTTTACAGGCTTTGACGGTGTAACAACAGTGCTTGAAGAAGTAAAAAATCCACAAAAAACAATACCAAAAGCTTTAATTGGTGGTTTGAGCGTATTAACACTTATTTATGCCCTTGTTGCAGCGATTTTGACAGGGATTGTACCATTCCCTGATTTAGATGTTCCAAACCCTACCGTATTCGCGTTACAGTCTGTAGGTATTCAATGGGGAGGTGCTATCGTCGCAGTAGCGGTTATCTTTGGATTGCTTGCTACAATGATTGCAAATACAACTAGTGCTACACGCGTTCTATTTGCGATGAGCCGTGATGGACTTCTTCCTGAGCGTATTGCACAAACGAATAAAAAGACTGGTGTTCCTGTACTATCAATCTTCATCGTCGTATTGACAGGTATTCTACTATCTGGATTTTTATCAATCGGTGAATTAGCTGAATTTGCTAACATTGGAGGCTTGACTGCGTTTGCATTAACAACAATTAGCGTAATTGTTCTTCGTTACACGCGACCAGATCAACCTCGTGCATTTAAAGTACCAGCAATTTGGCTTGTAGGAATAATAGGTGTCGGTGGATCACTTGCATTAATCTTCAGTCTTCCCATCTTTACGATACTGCGCTTTTTAATATGGCTAGCAATAGGCTTGGTTATATATATAGCCTATGGATACAAACATGCTAAAGTAAATAGTAAAAATCAATAA
- a CDS encoding DUF4179 domain-containing protein, protein MENNIKEVIESIDVPMEKLDFAIEKGMGIQKKKDKKIWKRVILSSAASIALIVGSGFISPKMASVLADVPLIGFMFNIEEHDKGLETALSDDNKVVLNKTVTSNGTALTIEEIVFDGARLNVVYSMPEYKELSQAILTVNERELNVPESLKILEDKNIFRGLLEFPIAEELPDKFDLTIKFLQVGSTKGEWVFSTPIKKVNNHSNKVIAGQTGEVKGNTFVVESMDTSTTTTKINVKFDTTMDKLFSEESGVLNATIMDQHGTPLKILDQTGGGDDKSTTYTYLIEPLRQDITEVRIAYYFFPFNLNRKDLIVPLADSFPQRISQDKMGDYVITGVTKKEHEATLSFYIDSEFPFDDTLTPSFFEVVSDSGESLITDYVHAVGPNKYEVSYQANVGKPIVHTVTTPYMELEPSAIVKIPVK, encoded by the coding sequence ATGGAGAACAATATTAAAGAAGTTATAGAGAGCATTGATGTCCCCATGGAAAAGCTAGATTTTGCTATTGAAAAAGGTATGGGCATACAAAAGAAAAAAGACAAGAAAATATGGAAAAGAGTCATCCTTTCAAGTGCGGCAAGTATAGCTTTAATCGTGGGTTCCGGTTTTATTTCTCCTAAAATGGCAAGTGTATTGGCGGACGTGCCACTTATTGGTTTTATGTTTAATATAGAAGAACATGATAAAGGATTAGAAACAGCGCTTTCTGATGACAATAAGGTAGTCTTAAATAAGACAGTTACTAGTAATGGTACAGCTCTTACGATAGAGGAAATTGTGTTTGATGGAGCACGATTAAATGTAGTTTATTCGATGCCAGAATATAAGGAACTTTCACAAGCAATTCTAACTGTCAACGAAAGAGAACTAAATGTTCCTGAAAGTTTAAAAATTTTAGAAGATAAAAATATATTTCGAGGGTTATTAGAATTTCCGATCGCTGAAGAACTACCTGATAAATTTGATTTAACCATAAAGTTTTTACAGGTGGGTTCAACAAAAGGAGAATGGGTATTTTCTACGCCTATTAAAAAAGTAAATAATCATAGCAATAAAGTAATTGCTGGTCAAACAGGTGAAGTGAAAGGTAATACCTTTGTTGTAGAAAGTATGGATACTTCAACAACGACGACAAAGATCAACGTGAAATTTGATACAACTATGGATAAATTATTTTCTGAAGAGTCCGGTGTACTAAATGCGACAATAATGGATCAGCATGGCACGCCACTTAAAATATTGGATCAAACAGGAGGTGGCGATGACAAAAGTACAACTTACACGTACTTAATAGAGCCCTTACGTCAAGATATTACTGAGGTAAGAATAGCTTACTATTTCTTCCCGTTTAACTTAAATCGTAAGGATTTAATTGTCCCACTAGCAGACTCATTCCCACAGCGAATATCACAGGACAAGATGGGCGATTATGTCATAACTGGAGTAACAAAAAAGGAACATGAGGCTACACTTTCCTTTTATATCGATAGTGAATTCCCTTTTGATGATACACTTACACCTTCCTTTTTTGAGGTTGTGTCTGATTCAGGAGAAAGTCTTATCACTGATTATGTCCATGCAGTTGGACCAAATAAGTATGAGGTATCTTATCAAGCAAATGTAGGGAAACCAATTGTTCATACTGTAACGACGCCATATATGGAACTAGAGCCATCTGCTATAGTCAAAATTCCTGTAAAATAG
- a CDS encoding sigma-70 family RNA polymerase sigma factor codes for MQEKTLLLKAKKGNNKAFVELLQNEKLKLYKMAYIYMKNENDALDVVQETIARAYSNIHTVKEDRYFATWLMRILINTAIEMLRKNQKIVPILEQQSEQIQVSSYDERLDLLQAIEQLEEKYKTVILLKYYRDLSTKDIADLLDCPEGTVKTNVHRGIQQLKKYFNKEGEHYGEQY; via the coding sequence TTGCAAGAAAAGACATTATTACTAAAGGCGAAAAAAGGTAATAACAAAGCTTTTGTGGAGCTGTTGCAGAATGAAAAATTGAAGCTATATAAAATGGCCTATATTTATATGAAAAATGAAAATGATGCTTTAGATGTTGTGCAGGAGACGATAGCAAGAGCCTATAGCAATATCCATACAGTCAAAGAAGATCGCTATTTTGCCACATGGCTGATGAGGATTCTAATCAATACAGCCATCGAGATGCTCAGAAAAAATCAAAAAATAGTACCTATCTTGGAACAACAATCGGAGCAAATCCAAGTTTCAAGCTATGATGAGAGGTTAGATTTACTACAAGCTATAGAGCAGCTTGAAGAGAAATATAAAACTGTCATTCTATTAAAGTATTATCGTGATTTATCTACAAAGGATATTGCTGATTTATTAGATTGTCCAGAGGGCACTGTTAAGACAAATGTACATCGAGGCATTCAGCAGCTTAAAAAATATTTTAATAAGGAAGGAGAGCATTATGGAGAACAATATTAA
- a CDS encoding TetR/AcrR family transcriptional regulator yields MARTREFDEGQVLEAAMQLFWEKGYEATSLSDLTSRMGIQRPSIYSTFGDKRELFEAALRRYTTSRASDIRSRLQKYSSVKEAFSNFFADIITEEYEEDLSKGCFCINTMVELAPHDEKFEVLTREHQMYLAVIFQETIERGIQTGELDADTDAKSLAQALIVSLIGITVMMKSRPQRSFVDNAIAATLTLLK; encoded by the coding sequence ATGGCAAGAACTCGTGAATTTGATGAAGGTCAAGTCTTAGAAGCAGCGATGCAACTATTTTGGGAGAAGGGATATGAGGCAACTTCATTAAGTGACCTTACCTCTAGAATGGGTATTCAACGCCCTAGTATCTATTCGACTTTTGGAGACAAGAGAGAATTGTTTGAAGCTGCACTTCGTAGATATACAACGTCTCGTGCATCTGATATACGATCTAGACTTCAAAAATACTCGTCTGTAAAAGAGGCATTTTCAAACTTTTTTGCAGATATTATTACTGAGGAATACGAAGAAGATCTCAGTAAAGGTTGTTTTTGTATCAATACAATGGTAGAGCTAGCACCTCATGATGAGAAATTTGAAGTCCTGACTAGAGAACATCAAATGTATTTAGCCGTTATTTTTCAGGAAACAATTGAGCGAGGAATTCAAACAGGGGAACTGGATGCTGACACAGATGCAAAGTCTTTAGCACAGGCATTGATTGTATCTTTAATTGGTATAACAGTTATGATGAAATCTCGACCACAACGCTCCTTTGTTGACAATGCAATTGCAGCAACACTCACCTTATTAAAGTAA
- a CDS encoding MFS transporter — translation MCKTQTNLVHRPLNNEITDSSSSTAISNTKKPSSITRAVTLLFAAACGISVANIYFAQPLLDQLSEAFGINHSTIGIVITITQIFYGLGLLLLVPLGDLLNQRRLIIGQMLLSTMALAIVGTAFSSIVLFAGMALVGLLAVVTQTLVAFAATMASSAERGKVVGIVTSGIVIGILLARTFAGILTDLAGWRSVYLISAVIMLLMVCMFAKVLPHAEREVKSLSYIRLIRSVLDLFMQERTLRIRSFLAMLIFANFSILWTSLVLPLSSPPFALSHSAIGAFGLVGVAGALAAARAGKLADQGYGQRTTGISLALLLLSWLFIRYLEHSLMALVIGIILLDLAVQAVHVTNQAMILPLRAEARSRLTAGYMVFYSIGGASGSIASTQMYAYFGWGGVCLLGASISAFALLFWAMTSQVKTK, via the coding sequence ATGTGTAAAACACAGACAAATTTAGTACATCGTCCTCTTAACAACGAAATAACAGATTCTTCATCATCCACAGCCATATCTAACACGAAGAAACCGTCATCTATAACACGAGCTGTTACATTGTTGTTTGCTGCTGCCTGTGGAATATCTGTCGCCAATATTTACTTTGCACAGCCCTTGCTTGATCAATTGTCTGAGGCATTTGGTATTAATCATTCTACTATTGGTATTGTTATTACCATCACACAAATTTTTTACGGATTAGGCTTACTATTGCTGGTACCTCTTGGAGATTTACTGAACCAACGGCGATTAATAATTGGTCAAATGCTGTTATCTACAATGGCTCTAGCTATCGTTGGTACTGCCTTCTCAAGCATCGTACTTTTTGCAGGAATGGCTTTGGTGGGGCTACTCGCAGTTGTGACACAGACACTTGTGGCATTTGCAGCAACAATGGCTTCCTCTGCCGAAAGGGGCAAGGTTGTTGGTATTGTAACAAGTGGCATTGTTATTGGTATACTTCTCGCTCGAACATTTGCTGGTATATTAACCGATCTTGCAGGCTGGCGCTCTGTATATCTAATATCTGCTGTCATTATGCTTTTGATGGTTTGTATGTTTGCCAAGGTGTTACCTCATGCTGAACGCGAGGTAAAATCATTGTCCTATATTCGGTTAATTAGATCAGTGCTTGATTTGTTTATGCAGGAAAGAACATTACGAATCCGCTCTTTTCTAGCCATGCTGATTTTTGCTAACTTTAGCATTTTGTGGACTTCACTAGTACTTCCGCTTAGTTCACCTCCGTTCGCTCTATCACACAGCGCGATTGGAGCATTTGGCCTTGTAGGAGTAGCTGGAGCATTGGCAGCAGCGCGAGCTGGGAAATTGGCCGATCAAGGTTATGGACAGCGAACGACAGGTATTTCTTTAGCTCTACTACTGCTTTCATGGTTGTTCATCCGTTATCTTGAACATTCTTTAATGGCGCTAGTCATCGGCATAATTCTTCTTGATTTGGCGGTGCAAGCCGTTCATGTTACAAATCAAGCTATGATTCTTCCTCTGCGAGCTGAAGCACGAAGTCGACTTACAGCTGGCTATATGGTGTTCTATTCTATTGGCGGTGCAAGCGGATCAATTGCTTCAACACAAATGTATGCATACTTTGGCTGGGGAGGCGTTTGTTTACTTGGAGCCTCAATTAGTGCCTTCGCCCTTCTTTTTTGGGCAATGACCAGCCAAGTAAAGACAAAATGA
- a CDS encoding LLM class flavin-dependent oxidoreductase, which produces MEIGITSFVETKPDVHSGNVISHAQRLREVVEEIILADQVGLDVFGVGEHHRVDYAASSPAMVLSAAAPQTKKIRLTSAVTVLSSADPVRVFQDFSTLDGISNGRAEIMAGRGSFIESFPLFGYNLKDYDELFEEHLALLLKIRESEKVTWEGVHRPAINDLGIYPRPVQTPLPVWIGSGGNQESAVRAGLLGLPLMLAIIGGSPMQFAPIVQLYKKAAAHAGHDLSKLQVGSHSIGFVGENTERAADIFFPSTQAGMNKLGKERGWAYYDRSSFDAARSFEGALYVGDPDTVANKIIHLRKHVGITRFMLYVPLSTMPHEQVMRAIELLGTEVAPRVRKEVAKWEEEQESHSLL; this is translated from the coding sequence ATGGAAATAGGTATTACTTCTTTTGTAGAAACGAAACCAGATGTTCACAGTGGGAACGTGATAAGTCACGCACAACGATTACGTGAAGTTGTTGAGGAAATAATTTTAGCTGATCAAGTAGGACTAGATGTCTTTGGCGTCGGCGAGCACCATAGGGTGGATTACGCAGCTTCGTCCCCAGCTATGGTTCTATCAGCAGCGGCACCTCAAACGAAAAAAATAAGACTAACTAGTGCAGTGACAGTGCTCTCTTCCGCAGACCCTGTAAGAGTTTTTCAGGATTTTTCTACTCTCGATGGTATTTCAAACGGTCGCGCAGAGATTATGGCTGGACGAGGTTCCTTTATCGAATCCTTCCCCTTATTCGGCTATAACTTGAAGGATTATGATGAGCTATTTGAAGAGCATTTAGCATTATTGCTTAAAATACGTGAATCTGAAAAAGTCACATGGGAGGGTGTACACCGACCAGCGATTAATGATTTAGGGATATATCCTAGACCTGTCCAAACCCCTTTACCAGTATGGATTGGCAGCGGTGGCAATCAAGAATCCGCCGTCCGAGCAGGTCTTCTGGGATTACCTCTTATGCTCGCTATTATTGGAGGTAGTCCAATGCAATTTGCTCCCATTGTACAGTTGTATAAAAAAGCTGCCGCTCATGCTGGTCATGATTTATCAAAGCTTCAGGTAGGCTCACATTCAATAGGTTTCGTTGGAGAAAACACAGAAAGGGCAGCAGATATATTTTTCCCATCAACTCAGGCAGGCATGAACAAATTAGGAAAAGAACGAGGCTGGGCTTATTATGATCGCTCTAGCTTTGATGCTGCACGCAGTTTTGAGGGAGCCTTATATGTTGGTGATCCCGATACAGTGGCTAATAAAATTATTCATCTTCGTAAGCATGTTGGAATTACACGTTTTATGCTGTATGTGCCTTTAAGTACGATGCCACATGAACAGGTGATGCGTGCGATAGAGTTACTTGGAACAGAAGTTGCTCCTCGTGTACGTAAGGAAGTTGCCAAATGGGAAGAGGAACAGGAGTCACATTCACTCCTTTAA
- a CDS encoding alpha/beta hydrolase — MKIDSRILPELQESFSQFPGFRLDNLEFSRGLLSNPPLETSKYVKITHRMISNAVGEMLVKIYEPIGRNRDKLPAMLWIHGGGYVMGHPNMDDVLCERFVQAANCVVVSVDYRLSPEHPYPAAIEDCYACLVWMKNEAEMLGIDVNRVAIAGASGGGGLTAALALMARDKGGPSIIFQMPLYPMLDNRNTTPSSYEITENHATWNRTNNITAWNMYLGEKKNDNELSPYAVPSRADNLVGLPPMYTCVGQLDLFRDETIHYVTQLAQAGVDVEFHLYPGCFHCFEVFVPEAEVSQRASQNYLDAMARALHP, encoded by the coding sequence ATGAAAATCGACAGTCGGATATTACCAGAATTGCAGGAGAGTTTCTCTCAATTTCCAGGATTTCGGTTGGACAATCTAGAATTTAGTAGGGGTCTTTTGTCAAATCCACCCTTAGAGACATCAAAATATGTAAAAATCACCCATCGAATGATTTCAAATGCTGTCGGCGAAATGTTAGTAAAAATTTACGAACCGATTGGGCGAAACCGTGATAAACTTCCAGCCATGTTATGGATACATGGGGGTGGATATGTAATGGGGCACCCTAATATGGATGATGTTTTGTGCGAGCGCTTTGTTCAGGCAGCAAATTGTGTTGTAGTGTCTGTCGATTACCGACTCTCACCTGAGCATCCCTATCCAGCGGCTATTGAAGATTGTTATGCCTGCCTAGTGTGGATGAAAAATGAGGCAGAAATGCTTGGTATTGATGTTAATCGAGTAGCTATTGCAGGGGCAAGTGGTGGTGGTGGACTAACAGCTGCCCTTGCACTTATGGCACGAGATAAAGGAGGCCCATCTATTATATTTCAGATGCCACTATATCCGATGCTTGATAACCGCAATACCACACCTTCAAGCTATGAGATTACAGAAAACCATGCAACATGGAACAGAACAAATAACATAACAGCTTGGAATATGTACTTGGGTGAGAAAAAGAATGACAATGAGCTTTCTCCTTACGCTGTACCTTCGAGAGCAGACAATTTAGTGGGTCTTCCTCCTATGTATACGTGTGTGGGGCAACTTGATTTATTTAGGGATGAAACCATTCACTATGTAACACAGCTTGCTCAAGCAGGTGTAGACGTTGAATTCCATCTCTATCCTGGCTGCTTCCATTGCTTTGAAGTCTTTGTACCTGAAGCCGAGGTAAGTCAGCGTGCAAGTCAGAACTATTTAGATGCAATGGCTCGCGCTCTTCACCCTTAA